The following is a genomic window from Microvirga ossetica.
TTAACGGTCGAGATTGGCTCAACTGCGTGACATCAGCGGCTGGTGCCGGTTGGGTAACCTGCGACGCGGCGGCAGTTCTTTCAAAGAAAGTAAGTCCATCGCGCCCGCTGTCGACATATGGAGGAGCCTGGGCAGCGCTCAAGGAGTTAACTGGGTGCGCTTCAAAATTGCAATGTTGTTAGTGATGGTTCGGTTACCGGGGCTGGACGCCTGTGCTTGACGAAACAGACCGCCGGCGCGAGCCGCATCGCCTCGCAACAAATAGGAATAGCCGCGGTTGTTCAACAACTGCGGAGTATTCCCCTTGATTTTGACAGCCTGCTCGTAGGCTCGATCCGCGAGGTCAAACCGGCCCAGCTGATCGTAACTTGCGGCAAGTCCTACCCAGGAGTCACCGTCCTCCGGCATCCGCTCGACAGCAGCCTGGAAATACCGCTCAGCGAGCGCATAATTGCCGCGAGCGAACTGCTCCCGTCCCAATCGTTGTGGCTGGTCGGTGTCGACATATTGTTCCTGGCTAACAGCTCTCCCTTGGCCAGCCTCTTCCGGTCCGTTCATCGACTGACACGCTGCAAGCGCGAGGGTGGCTGCCAAAAGGACGAACTTGATAGAGTGTTTCATTGTTGCCCAACCCTCGGGATATTTCGACAGCAGCTTCACGCCCATCGTTGTCATTATTGCCATGAATATCAGACCGACCTCGTAGTTGAAGATGCTAAATGGCAACAAAACTAGCGAAACTCCAAATCTGGGACGATTGACCCGAACGAATTTTCAGTTAGCGGTGGTCGTGTGACTGCTCGCCGGACCCGTCCCGCATCCATCGGAATCGGAACGAACCTAGCACGTGCCTTCCCCGTTCGACGATGCGCCCTCGCTGCTTCCGCCGCCGTTGCCGTTGTTGCTGGCCTCAGCCACCTTTCCACATCGATAGTTCTCGACCGCACGCTGCATCCGCTGCCCATCGGTTGCAAAATACCGGTTGCGAGAACTTGCCGGCCAAGGATCGATGACATGAGTCACAATGTTCGTTTGCACCGCATTGCCGGCACTGAACGCGATCGTGTTCTTGCGGTCGACGTACTCGCCGCATGCGCTCAGGCAGTAGCTCGCGATAACGACGACAAGCACCGTGCGAGCGGTCTTTGCATACCCGATCATTGTATTCTTCCTCCGTCGCGCTATCGAACTCCCAGTGTCACTCATCTCGGCTGGCCGTCGGTGCTGTCGAGAGTTGTCTTTGGAATGAACTAGTATTTCGCCGTAACAATGCCGGCCGGAGCCAGTCTGGCAACACGCCGCCGTGCGGCTCCCACCGGCACCGTGGTGGGTTCCGACATGATGTGTCCAAACGGTCCCCCGATTATCGCGCCGTTCGCCATGATCCATTGTTGGGTCGGCGAAGAGGTGGAGGAATCGCGCGGCTTCTCGACTTCCGTCTTCCCGGTAAGGAATAGATCAAGGTCGTTGGAGGGCAAAGTGGTGTCGAGCGGTGTTGCGATCATGTCGCCTGGCCTCGCCGGCCTTACGAGGTGCGGAGTGACGATGACCACCAACTCAGTCTCGCGTGACA
Proteins encoded in this region:
- a CDS encoding tetratricopeptide repeat protein, coding for MGVKLLSKYPEGWATMKHSIKFVLLAATLALAACQSMNGPEEAGQGRAVSQEQYVDTDQPQRLGREQFARGNYALAERYFQAAVERMPEDGDSWVGLAASYDQLGRFDLADRAYEQAVKIKGNTPQLLNNRGYSYLLRGDAARAGGLFRQAQASSPGNRTITNNIAILKRTQLTP